In a single window of the Ruminococcus albus 7 = DSM 20455 genome:
- a CDS encoding ABC transporter permease, with protein MFVDLEGLDESDPFSEEYRRSVKEKGAAAEAAFRKSVNERYDTLRSRAEDRIAAAQKTADTLNNVLDMDREDLRKHLTEWEKKAAEARRIYESEVDKGKRAYLEKSTMLQAEKALNIARELADDDDGSAHEKYRAQLQDSRREIDDAKKQLEDTPEPTVYSYDRFSASSDYSSFEGDSRKIDSIAKVFPVFFMLVAGLVCLATMSRLMDEQRGLIGVYKALGYPRGKILSKYLIYSGVAAVTGGLCGSAAGLKIFPRMIFNGYRMLYNIPKIDTPLRWGYIAACTAASAVCICGVTVFTCMRDLKEVPGSLMRPKPPKAGKRVLLEKWSAVWGRFSFMGKVTTRNMLRSKRRFFMTLAGVTGCTALIITGFGLKNSISSVADRQFGEVFVYDGIAVLNDRFTYDELESKLNDAEGLENHMQTLINEVDASVGENKCMVNICVPSEGDELDDFVLLRSTKDGSTLTVKDGSVIITQKMADILDLEKGSTFTVTEADGSKVEFTVGDICKNYAFHYVFITPNDYERYFGRKPVYNVSFIKLAEGTDKDELRSRLLESSEVYGLNYKEDQSRGFLDSMDSLNTVVGVLIFSAGLLAAVVLYDLASINITERMREIATVKVLGFFDRETDDYILRENLISAAVGIVLGLPVGRILHYFVTVTAEVDILIFDHSLAPSAMVYGALITALFTLAVNGALHFSLKKVDMIGSLKSVE; from the coding sequence ATGTTCGTTGACCTGGAGGGACTTGATGAGAGCGATCCGTTCTCGGAGGAGTACCGCAGAAGCGTGAAAGAAAAGGGCGCGGCGGCTGAGGCGGCTTTCAGGAAGAGCGTAAACGAAAGATATGATACGCTCCGCAGCCGTGCTGAGGACAGGATAGCTGCGGCACAGAAAACTGCGGATACGCTGAATAATGTCCTTGATATGGACAGGGAAGACCTTCGGAAACATCTGACGGAGTGGGAGAAAAAGGCTGCGGAGGCAAGACGCATCTATGAGAGCGAGGTCGATAAGGGCAAGCGTGCATACCTTGAAAAATCCACTATGCTGCAGGCTGAAAAGGCACTGAATATAGCTCGTGAGCTTGCAGATGATGATGACGGCTCGGCACATGAGAAATACAGGGCACAGCTGCAGGATTCCAGACGGGAGATAGATGATGCTAAAAAGCAGCTTGAAGATACTCCTGAACCGACGGTGTACAGCTATGACAGATTTTCGGCAAGCTCGGACTATTCCTCATTTGAGGGCGACAGCAGGAAGATAGATTCCATAGCAAAGGTATTCCCTGTATTCTTCATGCTGGTGGCAGGACTTGTATGTCTTGCTACGATGTCAAGGCTTATGGATGAGCAGCGCGGTCTGATAGGTGTATACAAGGCGCTGGGCTATCCGCGGGGGAAGATACTTTCAAAGTACCTGATATACTCGGGCGTGGCTGCTGTGACAGGCGGTCTGTGCGGTTCAGCGGCTGGACTTAAAATATTCCCGCGGATGATATTCAACGGGTACAGGATGCTTTACAATATCCCGAAGATAGATACTCCCCTGAGGTGGGGATACATAGCCGCCTGCACTGCGGCATCGGCTGTATGTATATGCGGTGTGACGGTATTCACCTGCATGAGGGATCTTAAAGAAGTCCCGGGCAGCCTTATGCGTCCGAAACCCCCTAAGGCAGGCAAGAGAGTGCTGCTGGAAAAATGGTCGGCGGTGTGGGGAAGATTCAGCTTTATGGGCAAGGTGACTACCAGGAATATGCTGCGCTCAAAGCGGCGTTTCTTCATGACCCTTGCCGGAGTTACCGGGTGCACAGCACTTATAATCACGGGATTCGGGCTTAAAAATTCCATTAGCTCGGTGGCGGACAGACAGTTCGGTGAAGTGTTCGTGTATGACGGTATCGCGGTGCTGAACGACAGGTTCACATACGATGAGCTTGAAAGTAAGCTGAATGACGCTGAAGGTCTGGAAAACCATATGCAGACGCTCATCAATGAGGTTGATGCTTCGGTGGGCGAAAATAAGTGCATGGTGAATATCTGTGTTCCTTCTGAAGGGGACGAGCTTGATGATTTTGTACTGTTAAGAAGCACAAAGGACGGAAGTACGCTGACTGTAAAGGACGGAAGTGTTATAATTACGCAGAAGATGGCAGATATCCTGGATCTTGAAAAGGGCAGCACTTTCACTGTTACAGAAGCGGACGGATCGAAGGTTGAGTTCACGGTGGGAGATATATGCAAAAACTATGCATTCCACTATGTGTTCATCACCCCGAATGACTATGAAAGATACTTCGGGAGAAAGCCTGTATACAATGTCAGCTTCATAAAGCTGGCGGAAGGTACGGATAAGGATGAGCTCAGGAGCCGCCTGCTGGAAAGCAGTGAAGTATACGGGCTGAACTACAAGGAAGATCAGTCAAGGGGCTTTCTGGACTCTATGGACAGCCTGAATACGGTGGTAGGTGTGCTGATATTCAGCGCGGGACTGCTGGCGGCTGTAGTGCTGTACGATCTTGCGAGCATTAATATAACCGAACGTATGCGTGAGATAGCGACTGTAAAGGTTCTGGGTTTCTTTGACCGTGAAACTGATGATTATATTCTACGCGAGAACCTTATCTCGGCGGCTGTGGGTATAGTCCTGGGTCTTCCCGTGGGACGTATACTGCACTATTTCGTTACGGTCACGGCTGAGGTGGATATACTGATATTCGATCACTCGCTGGCACCCTCTGCGATGGTATACGGTGCGCTCATAACGGCTTTGTTCACACTGGCTGTAAATGGGGCACTGCATTTCAGCCTGAAAAAAGTAGATATGATAGGCTCGCTGAAATCGGTGGAGTAA
- the ruvA gene encoding Holliday junction branch migration protein RuvA — protein sequence MIYSVRGKLIHTESELAVVECSGVGYACKTTFYTLQKIAGESEVTLYTYLAVRENDVDLFGFSSQEELRCFKMLITVSGVGPKAALSILSSNTPSQFALTVATGDFKSLTKSKGIGAKTAQRIVLELKDKIAKENTISVRGGETIASAVPRGGALDEAITALVVLGYSEGEAAQALAGAEPTATVEELIKTALVRLARF from the coding sequence ATGATATATTCCGTAAGAGGAAAACTTATACATACAGAAAGCGAACTTGCCGTGGTCGAATGCAGCGGCGTTGGATATGCCTGCAAGACCACATTCTATACCCTGCAGAAAATAGCAGGTGAAAGCGAGGTAACGCTGTACACCTACCTTGCGGTCAGGGAAAATGACGTTGACCTTTTCGGCTTTTCGTCGCAGGAGGAACTTCGCTGTTTCAAAATGCTTATAACCGTATCGGGAGTAGGTCCCAAGGCAGCGCTTTCCATACTTTCATCGAATACACCCTCGCAGTTTGCGCTGACAGTTGCCACGGGGGATTTCAAGTCCCTTACAAAAAGCAAGGGCATAGGCGCCAAGACCGCCCAGAGGATAGTGCTTGAACTGAAAGACAAGATAGCCAAGGAGAATACGATTTCCGTCCGCGGCGGTGAGACTATCGCATCGGCGGTACCCCGGGGCGGCGCCCTTGATGAAGCTATAACGGCGCTGGTTGTACTGGGCTACTCCGAGGGCGAAGCCGCACAGGCACTTGCAGGGGCTGAACCTACTGCAACAGTTGAGGAACTGATAAAGACGGCACTTGTAAGGCTGGCAAGGTTCTGA
- a CDS encoding HD domain-containing protein, translated as MIYTDMTRKAMGIMFEAHKDQMDKSGVPYVFHPWHVAEQMVTEESCCAALLHDVIEDTDVTADDLLKAGISEEVVKAVEMLTHDDDEPYLEYVERIKNDPIARAVKLADLTHNSDTTRFNRPMTDKDRARLEKYKKAVSILNN; from the coding sequence ATGATCTACACTGATATGACGAGAAAAGCCATGGGCATAATGTTTGAAGCCCACAAGGATCAGATGGACAAGAGCGGTGTGCCCTATGTTTTCCACCCGTGGCACGTTGCCGAACAGATGGTGACGGAGGAAAGCTGCTGCGCGGCACTTCTTCATGACGTTATCGAAGATACCGATGTCACAGCCGATGACCTGCTGAAAGCGGGTATAAGCGAGGAAGTCGTCAAAGCGGTGGAGATGCTTACCCACGATGATGATGAACCCTATCTCGAATATGTAGAGAGGATAAAGAATGATCCCATAGCGCGGGCTGTAAAGCTTGCAGACCTCACACATAACAGCGATACCACAAGATTTAACAGACCCATGACCGACAAGGACAGGGCAAGGCTTGAAAAGTATAAAAAGGCTGTATCTATATTAAATAATTAG
- a CDS encoding GNAT family N-acetyltransferase, with amino-acid sequence MEIVSVCAENAEDFGKVICDAWGETYRGLIPDEILDGRRAERWTERAMLSPENKFIAYADGEAAGAVGFLPRARDFCTCEESGEIVALYVLKKFQRKGVGKALMERAFAEMKARRVTLFVLKGNVNAIDFYKHMGFEFTGKVLDENGMTELEMLIEFIDV; translated from the coding sequence GTGGAGATAGTTTCTGTCTGTGCAGAAAACGCCGAGGATTTCGGCAAAGTGATATGCGATGCTTGGGGCGAAACTTACCGCGGTCTGATACCAGATGAGATACTCGATGGGCGCAGGGCTGAACGGTGGACAGAAAGAGCAATGCTCTCTCCCGAAAATAAGTTTATAGCCTATGCAGACGGCGAAGCCGCAGGCGCGGTAGGCTTTCTGCCGCGGGCAAGGGACTTCTGTACCTGTGAGGAAAGCGGCGAGATAGTCGCACTGTATGTGCTGAAAAAATTTCAGCGCAAAGGTGTCGGCAAGGCGCTTATGGAAAGGGCTTTCGCTGAAATGAAAGCGCGGAGGGTCACGCTTTTTGTGCTGAAAGGCAATGTGAATGCGATAGATTTCTACAAGCATATGGGCTTTGAGTTCACGGGAAAAGTGCTGGACGAAAACGGCATGACAGAACTTGAAATGCTGATAGAGTTTATAGATGTCTGA
- the rd gene encoding rubredoxin yields MVKYVCNICGYIYDPAEGAPDSGVPAGTEWEAVPDDFVCPLCGVGKDDFSPAE; encoded by the coding sequence TTGGTGAAATACGTATGCAACATCTGCGGATATATCTACGATCCTGCTGAGGGTGCACCCGACAGCGGAGTTCCTGCAGGAACAGAGTGGGAAGCTGTTCCCGATGATTTCGTATGTCCCCTCTGTGGTGTGGGCAAGGATGATTTCAGCCCTGCTGAATAA
- a CDS encoding UDP-N-acetylglucosamine 1-carboxyvinyltransferase — translation MEKFFIRGGHPLKGTVYVSGAKNAAVALVAATILCDEPCTLENVPAISDITKCLDILKSMGAVVKMEREGVIYIDTSTITTTKVPYKLAETMRASSYFLGTLLGRFHEAFVPMPGGCYLGDRPIDQHLKAFKALGATDEVVRGANYVKADKLVGNQIYFDFVTVGATMNAIFAAVKAKGQTIIENAAKEPHIVDVANFLNSMGADIRGAGTDVIKIRGVEYLHGTTYATIPDQIEAGTYMVAAAATKGDVVVANVIPKHLESITAKLRKCGVNVEENDESVHVWVDSPLMNTTVKTQPHPGFPTDMQPQFSTLLTMAQGTSKVTEEIFNNRFRYVAELRKMGADVSVEGGKVAIIQGVPTLKGAPVQATDLRAGAALVIAGLAADGLTEIDNIHYIERGYECIDVKLRELGADIQRVIVPDNENVVLSS, via the coding sequence TTGGAGAAGTTCTTTATCAGGGGAGGTCATCCCCTTAAAGGCACAGTGTATGTGAGCGGTGCTAAGAATGCCGCAGTTGCACTGGTTGCCGCTACTATTTTATGCGATGAACCCTGTACGCTTGAAAACGTTCCCGCTATAAGCGATATCACAAAATGTCTTGATATCCTTAAAAGCATGGGCGCTGTTGTGAAGATGGAGAGAGAGGGTGTCATATATATTGACACCAGCACCATCACCACCACAAAGGTACCCTACAAGCTGGCGGAAACAATGAGAGCGTCAAGTTATTTTCTTGGCACCTTGCTTGGCAGGTTCCATGAAGCTTTTGTTCCCATGCCCGGCGGATGCTATCTTGGCGACAGACCTATTGACCAGCATTTAAAGGCTTTCAAGGCTCTGGGCGCTACTGATGAGGTAGTGAGAGGGGCTAATTACGTCAAGGCGGACAAGCTGGTGGGCAACCAGATCTACTTTGATTTTGTAACTGTTGGCGCTACGATGAATGCGATCTTCGCTGCTGTTAAGGCGAAGGGACAGACCATTATCGAGAACGCTGCGAAGGAGCCTCATATAGTTGATGTAGCTAATTTCCTCAACTCTATGGGCGCTGATATAAGAGGTGCAGGCACCGACGTTATCAAGATAAGAGGCGTTGAGTACCTCCACGGCACCACCTATGCTACTATCCCCGACCAGATCGAGGCAGGCACTTATATGGTAGCTGCTGCCGCAACAAAGGGCGATGTAGTCGTGGCTAACGTTATACCCAAGCATCTTGAATCCATAACAGCCAAGCTGCGCAAGTGCGGTGTAAATGTTGAGGAGAACGACGAGAGCGTTCATGTATGGGTAGATTCACCGCTTATGAACACCACCGTCAAAACTCAGCCTCACCCGGGTTTCCCTACTGATATGCAGCCGCAGTTCTCAACACTGCTGACCATGGCTCAGGGTACCAGCAAGGTGACTGAGGAGATATTCAACAACAGATTCAGATACGTTGCCGAGCTTCGCAAAATGGGTGCTGATGTATCCGTTGAAGGCGGAAAGGTAGCGATAATACAGGGTGTTCCTACACTGAAGGGAGCTCCCGTACAGGCGACCGACCTGAGAGCAGGTGCTGCGCTCGTTATCGCAGGTCTTGCGGCAGACGGTCTGACAGAGATAGACAATATCCACTACATCGAGCGCGGATATGAGTGCATAGATGTCAAGCTCAGAGAACTGGGCGCTGACATACAGCGTGTCATCGTTCCTGACAACGAGAACGTTGTGCTCAGCAGCTGA
- a CDS encoding NAD(+) diphosphatase — protein sequence MRFEYCPFCGEKTILKKIGDEGDIPYCEKCSRPLFDMFSTCVLNVVVNEYNEVLLIRQSYGDTSKYVGVAGFMKIGETPEEAGAREVLEETGLAPESVTYIDSAFYEGRDQLMLGLIARVKKADTNISGELLEAKWFTFEEAVKTVREGSIIQRFIIAAEKEIV from the coding sequence ATGAGATTTGAATACTGCCCCTTCTGCGGGGAAAAGACCATACTCAAAAAGATAGGTGACGAGGGCGATATACCCTACTGCGAAAAGTGCAGCCGTCCCCTGTTTGATATGTTTTCCACCTGTGTGCTGAACGTGGTGGTCAATGAATATAACGAGGTACTGCTCATAAGGCAGAGCTACGGCGATACATCGAAGTATGTGGGCGTTGCGGGCTTTATGAAAATCGGTGAGACCCCCGAAGAAGCAGGCGCAAGAGAAGTTCTTGAAGAAACAGGGCTTGCTCCTGAAAGCGTGACCTACATAGACAGCGCATTTTACGAGGGCAGAGATCAGCTTATGCTGGGACTTATTGCAAGAGTAAAAAAAGCTGATACCAATATCTCCGGGGAACTGCTTGAAGCTAAGTGGTTCACCTTTGAAGAAGCTGTAAAGACCGTCCGTGAGGGCAGTATTATACAGAGGTTCATAATCGCCGCTGAAAAGGAGATAGTTTAG
- a CDS encoding class I SAM-dependent methyltransferase, producing the protein MRIADKWNDYRILDTTDGDKLESWGGKVLVRPDPQIIWKSPKRTDMWDKADAVYHRSSKGGGEWEYRRKLPESWNIKYRDLTFVIRPTGFKHTGLFPEQAVNWDFMADKIKNAGRPVKVLNLFAYTGGATLACAAAGASVSHVDASKGMVQWARDNAAASGLSDKPIRWLVDDCEKFVKREIRRGNFYDGIVMDPPSYGRGPGGEVWKLEDCIYDLVKTCAGVLSDKPLFFLLNSYTTGLSPSVMAYILNDVLTTQRGGSVTADEIGLPVEATKGVLPCGSTAIWAI; encoded by the coding sequence ATGAGAATTGCAGATAAATGGAACGACTATCGTATACTTGACACCACTGACGGTGACAAGCTGGAAAGCTGGGGCGGCAAGGTGCTTGTAAGACCCGACCCACAGATAATCTGGAAAAGCCCGAAGCGCACTGATATGTGGGATAAGGCAGACGCAGTATATCACCGTTCTTCAAAGGGCGGCGGCGAGTGGGAGTACCGCAGAAAACTCCCCGAAAGCTGGAACATAAAGTACAGAGACCTGACCTTTGTCATAAGACCCACAGGCTTCAAGCACACGGGACTTTTCCCCGAGCAGGCTGTTAACTGGGATTTTATGGCAGATAAGATAAAGAACGCAGGACGTCCCGTAAAGGTGCTGAACCTGTTTGCATACACAGGCGGTGCGACCCTTGCCTGTGCGGCGGCGGGAGCAAGTGTATCCCACGTTGATGCTTCAAAGGGCATGGTGCAGTGGGCGAGAGATAATGCGGCGGCATCGGGACTTTCGGACAAGCCGATACGCTGGCTGGTGGACGATTGTGAAAAGTTCGTAAAGCGTGAGATAAGACGCGGGAACTTCTATGACGGTATCGTTATGGACCCGCCCAGCTACGGAAGAGGCCCCGGTGGCGAGGTATGGAAGCTTGAAGACTGCATATACGACCTTGTCAAGACCTGTGCGGGAGTACTGAGCGACAAGCCGCTGTTCTTCCTTTTGAACAGCTATACCACGGGACTTTCACCCTCGGTAATGGCGTACATACTGAATGATGTGCTGACCACCCAGCGGGGCGGAAGTGTGACTGCGGACGAGATAGGACTTCCCGTTGAAGCGACAAAGGGCGTACTGCCCTGCGGCTCAACAGCGATATGGGCAATCTAA
- the ruvC gene encoding crossover junction endodeoxyribonuclease RuvC: protein MRIMGIDPGYGIVGYGFVEYDRGRFTPIKAGTIKTPSDMDFMKRLRVIYLDMQKLIGYYRPDEVAVEKLFFNTNITTGIDVAQARGVTLLPAVMNELPVYEYTPLQVKSSIVGYGYAEKKQVQEMVRSMLHLSEIIRPDDAADAMAIAITHGLSVNTRKVMEKYDKAAK from the coding sequence TTGAGGATAATGGGCATCGACCCCGGTTACGGTATAGTCGGTTACGGTTTTGTGGAATATGACCGCGGACGTTTTACGCCGATAAAGGCAGGCACCATAAAGACCCCCTCGGATATGGATTTTATGAAAAGGCTGAGGGTCATATATCTCGATATGCAGAAGCTTATAGGGTATTACCGCCCTGATGAAGTGGCAGTGGAAAAGCTGTTCTTCAACACAAATATCACCACGGGCATAGATGTGGCACAGGCAAGGGGAGTCACCCTGCTGCCTGCTGTCATGAATGAACTTCCCGTGTATGAATATACGCCTCTGCAGGTGAAAAGCTCAATAGTCGGGTACGGTTATGCCGAGAAAAAACAGGTGCAGGAAATGGTTCGCTCCATGCTTCATCTTTCCGAGATAATAAGACCCGACGATGCGGCTGATGCTATGGCGATAGCCATTACTCACGGGCTTTCGGTGAATACCAGAAAGGTCATGGAGAAGTATGACAAAGCCGCAAAGTGA
- the glmM gene encoding phosphoglucosamine mutase, producing MGRLFGTDGARGVAITELTVETATQIGKAAALVLAKDCGHRPKIIIGKDTRISGDVLEAALCAGICSVGADAVLLGVVPTPAVAMLVKKYNADAGVMISASHNSVEFNGIKLFSGEGFKLPDDVENEIEALILDTPEEMEKNLSEGVNVGRMKVCADAVNDYIAHVKSTVDVDFKGIKVCLDCANGSSSVCAQKIFEGLGAEVVMTNDKPDGTNINEKCGSTHMEGLKKAVVENGCDVGLAFDGDADRCLAVDENGELIDGDKLLAIFSKFMKAEGTLKNDCCVVTVMSNLGFFKFAEKEGVVTATTKVGDRYVLEEMQKNGHNIGGEQSGHIILLDHANTGDGEMTGAMFLQIMAKTGKKASELASVMECYPQVLVNVKITADNKGKWDTVPEITDAIKMYEEKLGGDGRILVRESGTEPLVRVMIEGKDTAVITEYANSIAKLVENM from the coding sequence ATGGGAAGATTATTTGGTACAGACGGCGCAAGAGGTGTAGCTATAACAGAGCTTACAGTGGAGACGGCTACTCAGATAGGTAAAGCGGCGGCTTTGGTGCTGGCAAAAGACTGCGGTCACAGACCGAAGATAATAATAGGCAAGGATACACGTATATCGGGTGATGTGCTTGAGGCGGCTCTCTGCGCAGGCATATGCTCGGTGGGTGCGGATGCTGTACTGCTGGGAGTAGTGCCTACTCCTGCGGTTGCTATGCTGGTAAAAAAATACAATGCTGATGCGGGCGTGATGATATCCGCTTCGCACAACTCGGTGGAATTCAACGGTATAAAGCTGTTCTCGGGCGAGGGCTTCAAGCTTCCCGACGATGTTGAAAACGAGATAGAAGCGCTTATACTCGATACTCCCGAGGAAATGGAGAAAAATCTCAGCGAGGGCGTAAATGTAGGCAGAATGAAAGTCTGTGCTGATGCAGTAAACGATTATATCGCCCATGTTAAGAGCACCGTTGACGTTGACTTCAAGGGCATAAAGGTATGTCTTGACTGTGCCAACGGTTCTTCGAGCGTATGCGCACAGAAGATATTCGAGGGTCTTGGCGCTGAGGTCGTTATGACCAACGACAAGCCCGACGGCACTAACATCAATGAAAAGTGCGGTTCAACACATATGGAGGGTCTGAAAAAGGCTGTTGTGGAGAATGGCTGCGATGTAGGTCTTGCATTTGACGGCGATGCTGACAGATGTCTGGCAGTAGACGAAAACGGCGAACTTATCGACGGTGACAAGCTGCTGGCTATATTCTCGAAGTTTATGAAGGCTGAGGGCACTCTGAAAAACGACTGCTGTGTTGTTACTGTAATGTCGAATCTTGGATTCTTCAAATTTGCTGAAAAAGAGGGCGTAGTTACTGCTACTACCAAAGTCGGTGACAGATACGTGCTTGAAGAGATGCAGAAGAACGGTCACAACATAGGCGGTGAGCAATCGGGACACATCATACTTCTCGACCATGCAAACACCGGTGACGGCGAGATGACAGGTGCTATGTTCTTACAGATAATGGCAAAAACAGGCAAAAAGGCAAGCGAGCTGGCATCAGTTATGGAATGTTATCCCCAGGTGCTTGTGAATGTCAAGATAACTGCCGATAATAAAGGCAAGTGGGATACTGTACCCGAGATAACCGATGCTATAAAGATGTATGAAGAAAAGCTGGGCGGCGACGGACGCATACTCGTAAGAGAATCGGGCACCGAGCCACTGGTAAGAGTTATGATAGAGGGCAAGGACACGGCTGTTATAACCGAGTACGCAAACAGCATAGCTAAGCTTGTAGAGAATATGTAA
- the ruvB gene encoding Holliday junction branch migration DNA helicase RuvB, whose product MIEESDFDYERLVSPKETEQETTDDFEISLRPLTLAEYIGQEKVKENMKIYIDAAKRRGDSLDHVLLYGPPGLGKTTLANIIAHEMGVNIRTTSGPAIEKPGDLAALLTNLEKGDVLFIDEIHRLSRQVEEILYPAMEDYALDIIMGKGPAARSIRIELNKFTLIGATTRSGQLSAPLRDRFGMLMHMEMYSVEELADIVKRSATILGVSCDDDGATEIAARARCTPRIANRYLKRVRDFAEVIGNGRITQDIAKIALNRMEVDKLGLDSLDRRLLEMIIKGYNGGPVGLSTLAAAIGEEAVTLEDVCEPYLMQLGFLAKTPRGRCATQLAYDHLGILKNGQTHL is encoded by the coding sequence ATGATAGAAGAATCCGATTTCGATTATGAACGCTTGGTTTCTCCTAAGGAGACCGAGCAGGAAACTACGGACGATTTTGAGATAAGTCTCCGACCTCTCACTCTTGCCGAGTATATCGGTCAGGAAAAGGTCAAGGAGAACATGAAAATATATATAGATGCGGCAAAACGCCGCGGCGACAGCCTTGACCATGTGCTGTTATACGGCCCTCCCGGTCTTGGCAAGACCACCCTTGCGAATATCATAGCTCACGAGATGGGTGTGAATATCCGCACTACATCGGGACCTGCCATTGAAAAGCCCGGCGACCTGGCGGCACTTCTGACCAACCTTGAAAAAGGCGATGTACTTTTCATCGATGAGATACACCGTCTTTCAAGACAGGTGGAGGAGATACTCTACCCCGCCATGGAGGACTATGCCCTCGATATTATCATGGGTAAGGGACCTGCCGCAAGGTCTATAAGGATAGAGCTGAACAAGTTCACGCTGATAGGCGCTACCACACGTTCGGGACAGCTTTCGGCACCGCTGAGAGACCGTTTCGGTATGCTGATGCACATGGAGATGTACTCGGTGGAAGAACTAGCGGATATCGTAAAGCGTTCCGCAACAATACTGGGAGTTTCCTGCGATGATGACGGTGCGACTGAGATAGCCGCCCGCGCAAGGTGTACCCCCCGAATAGCAAACCGCTACTTAAAACGTGTGCGCGATTTTGCCGAAGTCATCGGCAACGGGCGCATAACTCAGGATATCGCGAAGATAGCCCTGAACCGTATGGAAGTCGATAAACTGGGGCTTGACAGCCTTGACAGGCGTTTGCTTGAAATGATAATCAAGGGCTATAACGGAGGTCCTGTGGGGCTTTCGACCTTGGCGGCAGCCATAGGCGAAGAAGCGGTAACTCTTGAAGATGTGTGTGAACCATATCTTATGCAGCTGGGATTTCTGGCAAAGACTCCGAGGGGACGCTGTGCGACACAGCTGGCGTATGACCATCTTGGGATACTGAAAAACGGGCAGACGCATCTTTAA
- a CDS encoding HAD family hydrolase → MQLYISDLDGTLLDRNAEITEYTKTALNRLIAKGMNFTVATARTYSSAGRILAGLNLQLPIVLMNGVLIYHPVRHEYEVINTLADADAEKIISLCGEHGLSPFMYLMNGSVMSTAYSKLTNQAMKDFLDERVQKYGKAFIHTDNLTETEGDVIYFCFLDDYEKLAPMQEILSGMPSLKTAFYHDIYGDEWYLEVFSAEASKESGVRYLREKYGFEKITAFGDNLNDLPMFAAADERIAVSNAAEELIKTSHRVIGANTEDGVAKYLEELYNG, encoded by the coding sequence ATGCAGCTATATATATCAGATCTGGACGGTACACTGCTTGACAGGAACGCAGAGATCACCGAGTATACCAAAACCGCACTGAACAGGCTTATTGCCAAGGGTATGAACTTTACAGTCGCAACAGCCCGTACCTACAGCTCGGCAGGGCGGATACTGGCAGGGCTTAACCTGCAGCTGCCGATCGTACTAATGAACGGGGTGCTGATATATCACCCTGTCCGCCACGAGTACGAAGTGATAAACACGCTCGCAGACGCAGATGCCGAAAAGATCATATCCCTTTGCGGGGAGCATGGACTGTCACCATTCATGTACCTGATGAACGGAAGCGTTATGTCAACGGCGTACAGCAAGCTCACCAATCAGGCGATGAAGGATTTTCTTGATGAGCGTGTACAGAAGTACGGCAAGGCTTTCATACATACTGACAACCTGACAGAGACGGAGGGTGATGTGATATACTTCTGTTTTCTGGATGACTACGAGAAACTGGCACCCATGCAGGAGATACTTTCCGGTATGCCCTCCCTGAAAACTGCGTTCTATCACGATATTTACGGTGACGAATGGTATCTTGAAGTATTCAGCGCAGAGGCTTCAAAGGAATCCGGTGTCAGGTATCTGCGTGAAAAGTACGGGTTTGAGAAGATAACCGCATTCGGAGACAATCTGAACGACCTGCCGATGTTCGCGGCGGCAGACGAGCGCATAGCCGTAAGCAACGCGGCAGAGGAACTTATAAAAACAAGCCACAGGGTCATCGGTGCGAACACTGAGGACGGTGTGGCGAAGTATCTGGAGGAACTATACAATGGCTAG